From the genome of Leptospira langatensis:
GTTAGGGATCAAAGATTAAAAAAATTGAATTTTAGAGAGTGAAGGGCATCTCACTCTCTAAATGATTCTTGCAAATTCGCTTATCATTTTTTGAAATATGAAATCGGATGCCAAAGACAAGTTTCGATATTCTGTGGATCATTCTCTCCTCCGGGCTGGTCTTTTTTATGCAGGCAGGGTTCCTCTGCTTGGAGTCCGGGCTGACCCGCACTAAGAATTCGATTAACGTTGCCATTAAGAATATTACGGATTTTGGAATTGCCACCTTGGTTTTCTTTTCCGTAGGTTTCGGCCTAATGTTCGGGACTAGCTTCTACGGTCTGGTCGGACACGATTTTTTCTTTCCTGAGTTTTCTTGGGAGAAGCCCGAGATCCCAGTTTTCTTCTTATTCCAACTCATGTTCTGCGGAACCGCCGCCACAATCGTGTCCGGCGCGGTAGCGGAAAGGATGAAGTTCGGAGCCTATATCGTAGTAACTACGATCATCTCTTCCTTGATCTATCCTATCTTCGGGCATTGGGCCTGGGGAAAGGAATTACAAGACTGGACCCAAGTCACTGGCTGGCTGGGACGTTTGGGCTTCGTGGATTTTGCCGGATCCACTGCGGTGCATAGTGTAGGCGGATGGGTAGGACTTTCCGCAATGATGCTCATCGGAAATCGCACCGGCAAGTATGGACGAAATGGAGAGGTCCGAAAGATCACAGGTCATAATCTTCCTCTGGCGATGCTCGGGACATTGATCCTTTGGTTCGGATGGATCGGATTCAATGGGGGAAGCACCCTTGCATTCACTCCTAACGTTCCAAGTATTATCGTGAACACGATGTTCGCTGCCTCCGGAGGAATGGCTTCCAGCCTGATCTACGGATGGATCCGATTAAAATATGCGGAGGCGACCCTTCCGTTGAACGGGACTCTCGCTGGACTCGTTGCGATCACTGCTCCTTGCCATGCGGTGAATTCCCTGGAGGCGATACTCATCGGATTAGTTGCAGGAATTCTAATGTTCGAAGCGGGAGAGCTTCTGGATCGGCTCAAGTTGGACGACGCAGTAGGCGCGATCCCCGTTCATTTGGTCGGTGGGATCTGGGGAACCTTGGCAGTCGGATTCTTCGGGGATCCTCAACTTCTGGGGACCGGATTGAGTAGAATGGACCAAATACTCATCCAGTCCTTAGGCGTT
Proteins encoded in this window:
- the amt gene encoding ammonium transporter produces the protein MPKTSFDILWIILSSGLVFFMQAGFLCLESGLTRTKNSINVAIKNITDFGIATLVFFSVGFGLMFGTSFYGLVGHDFFFPEFSWEKPEIPVFFLFQLMFCGTAATIVSGAVAERMKFGAYIVVTTIISSLIYPIFGHWAWGKELQDWTQVTGWLGRLGFVDFAGSTAVHSVGGWVGLSAMMLIGNRTGKYGRNGEVRKITGHNLPLAMLGTLILWFGWIGFNGGSTLAFTPNVPSIIVNTMFAASGGMASSLIYGWIRLKYAEATLPLNGTLAGLVAITAPCHAVNSLEAILIGLVAGILMFEAGELLDRLKLDDAVGAIPVHLVGGIWGTLAVGFFGDPQLLGTGLSRMDQILIQSLGVVSCGVLSFGVSYSLLSLINRYYRLRVSPQNEYQGLNYTEHRATTELIDLFLEMEYQKQTGDLSRDLSIEPFTEVGQIAERYNLVLEKIRTNIKEKETLAHELEHNLSLIQSDLSTARKIQSGIISQEDKTTGELEIVVRYLPLNEVGGDFFDIMELRPGLTRIFLADATGHGVQAALLTMAIKAIYESLKRGIYSVTEILFHLNNEFLHTFKNLNQFFTCIVIDIDTNLNIVRYASAGHIPQYILQGKEIHTLEKTGRIMGVIPNTKYTSNEMEFRQDSKVILFTDGLIEQWNSSKIEFGEHRAEALIRNLGESPMKEGIDTILKKLDEFLAGAPKQDDISILGINRKPKK